The following proteins come from a genomic window of Eulemur rufifrons isolate Redbay chromosome 24, OSU_ERuf_1, whole genome shotgun sequence:
- the LOC138374450 gene encoding zinc finger protein 324A-like, translated as MAFEEVAVYFSQEEWGLLDTAQRALYRHVMLENFALVASLGLSTSRPRVVVQLERGEEPWVPSGMNSTLARNTHRRHNPGSWCLAEDRDVSGEAASPGALPDSPPGMPTRVFPVAGACHSTKSLEGQWGASPSQERKPTGVSMIYWERLLLGSGTGQASVSLRLTSPLRPLEGGGSMENTRTGRPQPGMPPTVPKRQKPYVGNAPGRAFQNVPDMGSVSTRQEHGMSVAWHEPQRLPSDQEPRTWEELGDALHAGPGLPGEKAFECRACSKVFVKSSDLLKHLRTHTGERPYECAQCGKAFSQTSHLTQHQRIHSGETPYACTACGKAFRHSSSLVRHQRIHTAEKSFRCGECGKAFSHGSNLSQHRKIHAGGRPYACGQCGRRFCRNSHLIQHERTHTGEKPYACALCGAAFSQGSSLFKHQRVHTGEKPFSCTQCGRAFSHSSNLTQHQLLHTGERPFRCADCGKAFAKGAVLLSHRRIHTGEKPFVCAQCGRAFRERPALFHHQRIHTGEKAVRRPRASLHSRLKPPSGSSEGVLRREAEPTPSSASGPAVVLKPAEA; from the exons ATGGCCTTCGAGGAAGTGGCCGTGTACTTCTCCCAGGAGGAGTGGGGACTACTGGACACAGCGCAGAGGGCCCTGTACCGCCATGTGATGCTGGAAAACTTTGCACTTGTAGCCTCACTGG ggcTCTCCACCTCCCGACCTCGTGTGGTCGTCCAACTTGAGCGTGGCGAGGAGCCCTGGGTTCCCAGTGGGATGAACTCGACCCTGGCCAGGAACACCCACAGGAGGCACAACCCTG GCTCCTGGTGTTTGGCAGAGGACAGAGATGTTTCTGGAGAAGCAGCATCGCCAGGGGCCTTACCGGATAGCCCCCCTGGAATGCCTACAAGGGTCTTCCCTGTTGCTGGTGCCTGCCACAGTACAAAAAGCCTGGAGGGACAATGGGGTGCGTCCCCATCACAGGAGCGAAAACCCACGGGGGTGTCGATGATCTACTGGGAGAGGCTCTTGCTCGGCTCGGGCACCGGCCAGGCAAGCGTTAGCCTGCGACTGACGTCCCCGTTGAGGCCTCTCGAGGGCGGCGGGTCCATGGAAAACACGCGCACAGGCCGCCCGCAGCCAGGGATGCCGCCCACGGTGCCCAAGCGGCAGAAGCCATACGTGGGCAACGCCCCTGGGAGAGCCTTCCAGAACGTCCCTGACATGGGGTCTGTTAGCACTAGGCAGGAACACGGAATGAGCGTGGCTTGGCACGAGCCTCAGAGACTCCCCAGCGACCAGGAGCCCCGAACCTGGGAGGAACTGGGCGACGCTCTCCATGCTGGCCCTGGCCTCCCGGGAGAGAAGGCCTTCGAATGCAGGGCGTGCAGCAAAGTGTTCGTGAAGAGCTCAGACCTCCTCAAGCACCTGCGCACCCACACCGGGGAGCGGCCCTACGAGTGCGCCCAGTGCGGCAAGGCCTTCAGCCAGACATCGCACCTGACGCAGCACCAGCGCATCCACAGTGGCGAGACGCCCTACGCGTGCACGGCATGCGGCAAGGCCTTCCGGCACAGCTCCTCGCTAGTGCGGCACCAGCGCATCCACACGGCCGAGAAGTCCTTCCGCTGCGGTGAGTGCGGCAAGGCTTTCAGCCACGGCTCCAACCTCAGCCAGCACCGCAAGATCCACGCGGGCGGGCGGCCCTATGCCTGTGGGCAGTGCGGCCGCCGCTTCTGCCGCAACTCGCACCTGATCCAGCACGAGCGCACGCACACCGGGGAGAAGCCGTATGCCTGCGCGCTGTGCGGAGCTGCCTTCAGCCAGGGTTCCTCGCTCTTTAAGCACCAGCGTGtacacactggagagaagcccttcTCCTGCACGCAGTGTGGCCGGGCCTTCAGCCACAGCTCCAACCTCACACAGCACCAGCTGCTGCACACTGGCGAGCGGCCCTTCCGCTGCGCAGACTGCGGCAAGGCCTTCGCTAAGGGCGCCGTGCTGCTGAGCCACCGGCGCATCCACACTGGCGAGAAGCCTTTTGTGTGTGCACAGTGCGGCCGCGCTTTCCGGGAGCGCCCGGCCCTTTTCCACCACCAGAGGATCCATACCGGGGAGAAGGCTGTGCGTAGGCCTAGGGCCAGTCTGCATTCCCGGCTGAAGCCTCCGTCGGGGTCATCAGAAGGTGTCCTGAGGAGGGAAGCAGAGCCCACTCCTTCTTCCGCCTCTGGCCCAGCTGTAGTCTTGAAGCCAGCTGAGGCCTGA